One Chitinispirillales bacterium genomic region harbors:
- a CDS encoding RelA/SpoT family protein: MSANDNDFLTRDSSRFIPFDTLDESSDAFMSKIEGININYKTYDLKKIENAYRFAYNAHEKQRRKSGELYIMHPVSVSIILAKLNQDTVTICAALLHDVIEDTKYEYDDIKQIFGAEIANVVDGVTKVSGAEKEVLKEQYMAETYRKMILATSKNPRTIMVKLVDRLHNLSTLETLRPERQKAIATETLEIYAPIAAEIGAYVLKTKLEDISMMYVFPEDYDIICRHTDAKSEVNNRIMENFREKINSALSADFADECVVSCRLKGIYSIYRKHIDREVPYEEIFDIIGCRIVCKEESDCYKILGILHKVWKPMFDKIKDYIAVPKDNGYKSIHTTLVDSETGRHVEVQIRTWVMDIEADYGFSAHGIYKDNSKKIKWLNEFPLWEKEFADTSEFMSLLKSNIATSEITVYTKEGGNVVKLPDGAVVLDLAYYLSVEKGNKCCGAIVDGKLESIYRKLLNNETVSLLTSTDTKPNVEWLSRVRTPKAKAAIKERIRKLEMDDKTNTAFSLLLNAYDYVKDKISFDEYKKEILSYFGFYDEKALYEKICSGEMTIDNILTFTGNITKDPAFGGGTFADMIVSNHKRYRVIVNSLKNSGTIRSAVCCNPIPGERIIGFRISGDRGISVHRENCANALFFADDTDRVVFCDWADGVNAGVFLEDIVIIGIDKERFLLNVMEFFDRRKIKCANVDFSRKSGSVKLLLSVEVRNVKELSDLLKEAKRIKGVSSVVRNLALNRIR, translated from the coding sequence TTGTCGGCAAACGATAATGATTTTCTGACCCGCGACTCATCACGCTTTATTCCTTTTGATACTTTGGACGAATCCAGCGATGCGTTCATGAGTAAAATTGAAGGAATAAATATAAATTACAAAACATATGATCTGAAAAAGATAGAAAACGCATATCGTTTTGCTTATAACGCTCACGAAAAACAAAGAAGAAAATCCGGTGAACTTTATATAATGCACCCTGTTTCCGTTTCTATTATTTTGGCGAAATTAAATCAAGATACCGTTACTATTTGCGCGGCTTTACTTCACGATGTTATCGAAGATACAAAATATGAATATGACGACATAAAGCAAATTTTTGGCGCTGAAATAGCAAACGTTGTTGATGGCGTAACAAAAGTTTCCGGTGCGGAAAAAGAGGTTTTAAAAGAGCAGTATATGGCGGAAACTTACAGAAAAATGATTTTGGCGACTTCAAAAAATCCGCGAACCATTATGGTGAAATTAGTTGACCGCTTGCACAATTTATCGACTCTGGAAACGTTGAGACCGGAACGGCAAAAAGCTATAGCGACGGAAACGCTTGAGATATACGCGCCTATCGCAGCTGAAATAGGTGCGTATGTCCTTAAAACGAAACTTGAAGATATTTCAATGATGTATGTGTTTCCGGAAGATTATGATATTATTTGCCGGCATACCGATGCCAAAAGTGAAGTAAATAATCGTATTATGGAAAATTTTCGTGAAAAAATCAATAGTGCTTTGAGTGCGGATTTTGCCGACGAATGCGTTGTTTCTTGCAGATTGAAAGGTATCTATTCGATTTATAGAAAACATATAGACCGAGAAGTGCCTTATGAAGAGATTTTTGATATTATCGGGTGCAGGATTGTTTGCAAAGAAGAATCCGATTGTTATAAAATTTTGGGAATATTGCATAAAGTTTGGAAACCTATGTTTGATAAAATTAAAGATTACATTGCGGTTCCCAAAGATAATGGGTATAAATCAATTCATACTACGCTTGTCGATAGTGAAACCGGACGTCACGTTGAAGTTCAGATAAGAACTTGGGTTATGGATATAGAAGCCGATTATGGTTTTTCCGCACATGGAATTTATAAAGATAATAGTAAAAAAATAAAATGGCTTAACGAGTTTCCGCTTTGGGAAAAGGAATTTGCCGATACTTCCGAATTTATGTCGTTACTTAAAAGCAATATTGCAACGAGCGAAATTACAGTATATACTAAAGAAGGCGGGAACGTTGTAAAGCTTCCCGACGGGGCTGTCGTACTTGATTTGGCATATTATTTAAGCGTTGAAAAAGGTAATAAATGCTGTGGAGCGATTGTTGACGGGAAATTGGAGTCTATTTACAGAAAATTGTTAAATAACGAAACCGTCAGTCTGCTTACAAGTACCGATACTAAACCTAATGTAGAGTGGCTCTCAAGAGTAAGAACGCCTAAAGCTAAGGCGGCGATAAAAGAACGAATTCGAAAATTGGAAATGGATGATAAAACAAATACCGCATTCAGTTTATTGTTGAACGCTTACGATTATGTAAAAGATAAGATCTCTTTTGACGAGTACAAAAAAGAAATCTTAAGTTATTTTGGATTTTATGATGAAAAAGCGCTTTATGAAAAAATTTGTTCAGGTGAAATGACGATTGATAATATTTTAACATTTACCGGAAATATTACAAAAGATCCGGCTTTTGGCGGCGGAACGTTTGCAGACATGATTGTTAGTAACCATAAACGTTACAGAGTTATCGTAAATTCTCTTAAAAATTCAGGTACAATTCGTTCGGCGGTTTGTTGTAATCCGATTCCAGGAGAAAGAATTATAGGGTTTCGTATAAGCGGTGACAGGGGAATAAGCGTTCATCGGGAGAATTGCGCTAATGCTTTGTTCTTTGCGGACGATACTGATAGAGTTGTTTTTTGCGATTGGGCGGACGGTGTAAATGCCGGAGTGTTTTTAGAGGATATTGTAATTATCGGGATAGATAAGGAAAGATTTCTTTTAAATGTTATGGAGTTTTTTGACAGAAGAAAAATTAAATGCGCTAATGTAGATTTCAGCAGGAAAAGCGGTTCTGTAAAATTATTATTGAGCGTTGAAGTTAGAAATGTCAAAGAATTGTCCGATTTGCTTAAAGAAGCCAAGAGGATAAAAGGAGTTTCTTCCGTTGTTAGAAATTTGGCTTTAAATCGAATTCGTTAA
- the rfaE2 gene encoding D-glycero-beta-D-manno-heptose 1-phosphate adenylyltransferase, producing MENIFKKTYELSKFIDGVRLQNKKIVSTNGCFDILHRGHIRYLNDTAKLGDVLVVGINSDKSVRSLKGENRPIQSEDDRAYILVSLKAVDAVFIFDELTPYGFIEVVKPDIHTKGGDYEIENLPETKIVEKYGGSVKILKFFDGYSTTKIVQKLNGD from the coding sequence ATGGAAAATATTTTCAAAAAAACCTATGAATTATCAAAATTTATTGACGGCGTAAGATTGCAGAATAAAAAAATTGTTTCGACTAACGGATGTTTTGATATTTTACATAGAGGGCATATACGCTATCTTAACGATACCGCAAAATTGGGTGATGTTTTGGTCGTAGGAATAAATTCGGATAAAAGCGTAAGGTCGTTGAAAGGGGAGAATCGCCCGATTCAAAGCGAGGACGATAGAGCATATATTCTAGTTTCGCTTAAAGCGGTCGATGCGGTGTTTATTTTCGACGAATTGACCCCGTACGGATTTATAGAAGTTGTAAAACCTGACATTCACACTAAAGGCGGCGATTACGAAATAGAAAACCTTCCGGAGACTAAAATCGTTGAAAAATACGGCGGTTCAGTGAAAATATTGAAGTTTTTTGACGGATATTCCACTACAAAAATAGTACAAAAATTGAACGGAGATTAG
- a CDS encoding HAD family hydrolase translates to MIKGFVFDLDGTLLDTLDDIKDSLNRFLRNHNFALHSRESVKKMIGNGAKKLVERALPNQNFNDEEKELFCREYIKIYETTETIQSSTRIYYGMDEVLDCLTKKNCKIAVVTNKPNNIAQICRKKYLKPWKINPFFGQKENIPIKPDPFMLNKVIKLWNFDKSEVVFVGDSPEDILTAKNAGILGIGAGWGFRDIKILNEAGALCSPKTPKIFIEEIKKFGINF, encoded by the coding sequence ATGATTAAAGGTTTTGTTTTTGACCTAGACGGGACGCTTTTGGATACTTTGGACGACATAAAAGATTCGTTAAACAGGTTCTTAAGAAATCATAATTTTGCACTGCACAGCCGTGAAAGTGTAAAAAAAATGATTGGAAACGGAGCGAAAAAACTCGTCGAAAGAGCGCTCCCGAATCAAAATTTTAACGATGAAGAAAAAGAATTGTTTTGCAGAGAATATATAAAAATTTATGAAACTACAGAAACAATTCAAAGTTCCACAAGAATTTATTACGGAATGGACGAAGTTTTGGATTGCCTTACAAAAAAAAACTGCAAAATTGCAGTGGTTACCAACAAACCGAACAACATCGCGCAAATTTGCAGAAAAAAATATCTAAAACCCTGGAAAATAAATCCGTTTTTCGGACAAAAAGAAAACATACCGATAAAACCCGACCCGTTCATGCTCAACAAAGTCATAAAATTATGGAATTTTGACAAATCCGAAGTAGTTTTTGTCGGCGATTCGCCGGAAGACATTTTAACGGCAAAAAACGCAGGGATTTTAGGAATAGGCGCAGGCTGGGGATTTCGCGATATAAAAATTCTTAACGAAGCGGGAGCGTTATGTTCGCCTAAAACGCCTAAAATCTTTATTGAAGAAATTAAAAAATTCGGAATAAATTTCTAA
- a CDS encoding flagellar biosynthetic protein FliO → MKKVFVVVFSAFLVYVVYAQELKFDMSQLNQSMGNIVSQDSDFVDSADGNQDGVGIILLRIVGSLALVLAIFAAAVWGIRKSGIMGHGAAVPALQTPSMSVLEALSTGYNGTILLVRCEEQVFLIGQTPANYTFLQELQEGVAKKIIESKGGGETIGAFKNSLANFMQNLKIQKNTLQS, encoded by the coding sequence ATGAAAAAAGTATTCGTAGTAGTTTTTTCGGCGTTTTTAGTTTACGTGGTTTATGCGCAGGAACTCAAGTTTGATATGTCGCAGCTTAACCAAAGTATGGGAAATATCGTTTCACAAGATTCAGATTTTGTGGATTCTGCCGATGGGAATCAAGACGGGGTAGGAATAATTTTGCTCAGAATTGTCGGCTCGCTGGCTTTAGTCTTGGCGATTTTTGCAGCGGCTGTTTGGGGTATTCGCAAATCGGGGATTATGGGGCATGGCGCGGCAGTCCCCGCTCTTCAAACGCCTTCGATGAGCGTTCTCGAAGCGTTATCGACAGGGTATAACGGAACAATTTTGCTTGTACGTTGCGAAGAGCAGGTTTTTTTGATAGGACAGACCCCCGCAAATTACACGTTTTTGCAAGAATTGCAGGAAGGCGTCGCTAAAAAAATCATTGAAAGCAAGGGCGGAGGCGAAACGATAGGGGCATTCAAAAATTCGCTTGCGAATTTTATGCAAAACCTGAAAATTCAGAAAAACACTTTGCAGTCGTAA
- the fliP gene encoding flagellar type III secretion system pore protein FliP (The bacterial flagellar biogenesis protein FliP forms a type III secretion system (T3SS)-type pore required for flagellar assembly.): protein MKKFLPVILFLASAVSAQVLPSLTLSLNQTANPEDVAVSLQIVFLITILALAPSILVMMTSFVRIIIVFSFIRRAIGLQTMPPDQILVGLALFLTFYIMTPTFTQINDTALQPYLSKQISWQQGIENAGIPMKKFMLRQVYEKDVALLMRIAGKTPPKTAMEIGFDVLIPSFMISELKTAFIFGFIIYLPFLVVDMVVASVLLSMGMMMLPPTTISLPFKVILFVLIDGWNLTVKQLVGSFF, encoded by the coding sequence ATGAAAAAATTTCTTCCTGTGATTTTATTTTTAGCGTCGGCTGTTTCGGCGCAGGTTTTGCCGTCACTGACGCTTTCGCTCAACCAAACCGCAAATCCGGAAGACGTTGCGGTTTCACTGCAAATAGTGTTTTTAATCACAATTTTAGCGCTGGCTCCGTCGATTCTTGTAATGATGACGTCTTTTGTTCGGATAATAATTGTCTTTTCGTTTATTCGCCGCGCTATCGGACTGCAAACGATGCCGCCCGACCAAATTTTGGTGGGACTTGCGCTGTTTTTGACTTTTTATATTATGACGCCTACGTTTACGCAAATTAACGACACGGCGTTACAGCCGTATTTGTCAAAACAAATTTCATGGCAGCAGGGAATTGAAAACGCCGGTATTCCGATGAAAAAATTTATGCTTCGTCAAGTTTATGAGAAAGATGTCGCTCTGCTTATGAGAATCGCTGGCAAGACTCCGCCGAAAACAGCGATGGAAATAGGTTTTGACGTGCTTATTCCGTCGTTTATGATAAGCGAATTGAAAACCGCTTTCATTTTTGGGTTTATAATTTATTTGCCGTTTTTGGTTGTGGATATGGTAGTGGCGAGCGTTCTTTTGTCAATGGGTATGATGATGCTTCCGCCGACGACGATTTCACTTCCGTTTAAGGTAATTTTGTTCGTTTTGATTGACGGCTGGAATTTGACCGTCAAGCAGTTGGTCGGCTCATTTTTCTGA
- the fliQ gene encoding flagellar biosynthesis protein FliQ, which translates to MNMSVVLDLGNECLLLILILSAPLLVVGLLVGLIVGVFQAVTQIHEMTLTFIPKIVSIFGILVLLLPWMTMRMVEYTIRLFNMFPTLMR; encoded by the coding sequence ATGAATATGTCCGTTGTGCTTGATTTGGGAAACGAATGTTTGCTTTTGATACTCATTTTATCTGCGCCGCTTTTGGTTGTGGGGCTTTTAGTCGGATTGATTGTCGGCGTTTTTCAGGCGGTTACGCAAATTCACGAAATGACGCTTACGTTTATTCCCAAAATCGTTTCGATTTTCGGAATTCTGGTATTGCTTTTGCCATGGATGACGATGCGGATGGTAGAATACACGATTCGGTTGTTCAATATGTTTCCAACGCTTATGAGGTGA
- the fliR gene encoding flagellar biosynthetic protein FliR produces MEALPLVADIELFGLIFARMTVILMLFPIFGYSILPAQYRVGFSFFMSLLLFPLLKSNFVELQISNYFQFFWLMFREAGIGAMIGFFTRFLFAAVSFAGEFVDMQLGFSMVQMPDPINEGEMATVTGYFYLLIFGIAFLMLNGHYFLLLAVQKCFAVMPPGQAVLDINTIVPMSLKLLQNLLEIAVRLSAPIIIVMMITTFALGIIAKTMPQMNVFVVGMPLKIGIGFILMIVTLPVMLQFFSVAVKQMYKDIWTLLLRMAGS; encoded by the coding sequence TTGGAGGCGCTGCCGCTTGTTGCCGACATTGAGTTGTTCGGGCTGATTTTTGCCCGCATGACCGTGATTTTGATGCTTTTCCCGATTTTCGGATATTCTATTTTACCCGCTCAGTACCGTGTCGGGTTTTCGTTTTTTATGTCGCTTTTGCTTTTTCCGCTATTAAAATCTAATTTTGTAGAATTGCAAATTTCAAATTATTTCCAGTTTTTCTGGCTTATGTTTCGTGAAGCGGGAATCGGCGCAATGATTGGCTTTTTTACAAGATTTTTATTTGCGGCGGTGAGTTTTGCCGGTGAATTTGTTGATATGCAATTGGGATTTTCTATGGTACAGATGCCTGACCCAATAAACGAAGGCGAGATGGCGACGGTGACGGGATATTTTTATCTTTTAATTTTCGGAATTGCTTTTTTAATGCTTAACGGGCATTATTTTTTGCTTTTGGCAGTGCAAAAATGCTTTGCCGTAATGCCGCCTGGACAGGCTGTTTTAGATATAAATACCATAGTCCCGATGAGTTTGAAACTTCTTCAAAATTTGTTGGAAATCGCGGTTCGGCTTTCCGCTCCGATAATTATCGTTATGATGATAACTACTTTTGCTTTGGGAATTATCGCAAAAACTATGCCGCAAATGAACGTTTTCGTGGTCGGTATGCCGCTGAAAATCGGAATCGGGTTTATTTTGATGATAGTGACTTTACCTGTAATGCTGCAATTTTTTTCTGTAGCGGTCAAACAAATGTATAAAGATATATGGACACTTCTTTTGAGAATGGCGGGTAGTTAA
- the flhB gene encoding flagellar biosynthesis protein FlhB, translating to MPEEEDSGEKTEEPTSKRREDARKEGNVSKSTEVSTVFVLLAALLFLRFFFKNTYIGITNGVNLAADYLKPEIMRNISYNTMLQILNENLLLSLKSFLPVALFIMFWGIFSNLIQVGFLFTTKPLEPKLSKINPISGFKRMFSMRSIVETVKNVMKLVVIGFVAYIAIKGRLNEMMSSINESVSSISVFMMLLIFDVSIKIVLTLLVIAILDYAYQRYEYERKLKMTKQQIKDEHKMTEGNPQIKGRIRQLQREMSRRRMMENVPKATVVVTNPTHLSIAIQYEQETMEAPLIVAKGADNIALKIREIAKEHNIPLYEDVPLARAMYDKVEPGDSVPQEFFAAVAEIIAYVYRLQGKTV from the coding sequence ATGCCGGAAGAAGAAGATTCGGGCGAGAAAACCGAAGAGCCGACTTCCAAACGGCGAGAGGACGCTCGAAAAGAAGGAAACGTTTCCAAAAGTACGGAAGTAAGTACGGTTTTTGTGCTGCTTGCGGCGCTTCTTTTTTTACGGTTTTTTTTCAAAAATACGTATATAGGAATTACAAACGGCGTAAATTTGGCAGCCGATTATCTAAAACCTGAGATAATGCGTAACATTTCCTACAATACGATGTTGCAAATTTTAAACGAAAATCTTTTGCTTTCACTTAAAAGTTTTCTGCCGGTGGCGTTGTTTATTATGTTTTGGGGAATATTTTCAAACTTAATTCAAGTCGGATTTCTTTTCACTACAAAGCCGCTTGAGCCGAAACTTTCCAAAATAAATCCGATTAGCGGGTTCAAAAGAATGTTTTCAATGCGCTCTATTGTCGAGACCGTAAAAAACGTTATGAAATTAGTCGTCATCGGATTCGTAGCGTATATCGCGATAAAAGGCAGATTGAACGAAATGATGAGCAGTATAAACGAAAGCGTCTCTTCAATCTCGGTTTTTATGATGCTTTTGATATTCGACGTATCAATAAAAATCGTTTTGACGCTTTTAGTAATCGCAATTTTGGATTACGCATATCAGCGTTATGAATACGAGCGGAAATTAAAAATGACCAAACAGCAGATAAAAGACGAACATAAAATGACTGAAGGTAACCCGCAGATTAAAGGCAGGATTCGTCAGCTGCAACGCGAAATGTCACGCAGAAGAATGATGGAAAACGTGCCTAAAGCGACAGTTGTCGTAACGAACCCGACACACTTATCTATCGCAATCCAATACGAGCAGGAAACGATGGAAGCGCCGCTTATCGTGGCGAAAGGCGCGGACAATATCGCTCTTAAAATCCGTGAAATTGCGAAAGAACATAACATTCCGCTTTACGAAGACGTGCCGCTTGCCAGAGCGATGTATGACAAAGTTGAGCCGGGGGACAGCGTTCCGCAGGAATTTTTTGCGGCGGTCGCCGAAATCATCGCTTATGTTTACAGATTACAGGGAAAAACTGTTTAG